The nucleotide window TTCAAGaacagaagaaaggaaaagaagaggtCGCAGTCgtcgaagaggaagacaacAGAATTCGAAGCAGCGTTCATCTGTTGGCgggtgtgtttgtgtgtgtgtgtgtgttgcacCAAAGGCGATGGAGAACTCAATAGGGATACACGACGGCATCAACGAGagtaaggggggggggggggggcagagagaagagggaaacagcaaagaaagaagagagcacagagagacacgtcaagggagaaagaaacgCAATGGAACTCGTCACTCCACCACCTCGACACATGTTCTACAATTTCTTTATACACGACTCTGCGATCCCACCTGCCTCTCCCGCTCTACGGAAAGGTAGCCAGGCTTCCCCCTCATATTTCCTCCATTCCATCTCACATTTCAGCCCTTCGCTCTATTTTGTTCGAATGCCTCGCTATCCATGGGCGTACGCGCCCTTTTTTCTCGGACTCCACAGCACACCAAAACCTCTACGACCGCTACTCCCTGCCGTTCCGCCAACGCCTTCTCCTGCTTACATGAAGTGCCAAcgctgttctttttttttttgctcctTCCCGTCACGCCACCATCCTGCATTCTTGTCTATGTCGTCTCTACTTTTGGTTCCGCTTACCACGCGTGATTTCGTGCCGATACCGGGTGGTGGAAAGTTGAGAGAGGTGCTCAACTACCGTGACAGAAAAGCACATCGCCCTCCCTACCATTCATTTCCTCTTCTCAGCGTGTTTACGAGACGACTACGGCTCCCTGCACCAGATGTCTAGTGGCGGTCCGGGCACTCGCGAGACAGGTGCTCCGTCGAGCCGCAGTTGTAGCACGACTTCGGCTTGCGCTCGTTCGGGCAGTCGCGGCTCATGTGGCCGGTGCCACCGCAGTTGTAGCAAGAGCGGGTGTCGGCCCCGGCCTTGGCCTCATTCGTGCACTCGCGAGACAGGTGCTCCGTCGAGCCGCAGTTGAAGCACGACTTCGGCTTGCGCTCGCTGGGGCAGTCGCGGCTCATGTGGCCGGTCTCACCGCAGTTGTAGCAAGAGCGGGTCGCCGCGACGCGcgggcagctgcgcgacatgTGGCCGGCTTCACCACACTTGTAGCACGTGAGAGCAGACATGATgatggaggaaggggaagggagaaaatgCGAGGGAGAAAGCGGGAGGGAAGACTTGGGAGAGTGGAaatctgcgtgtgtgtgtgtgtgaggggggggggggtaggtgTGCGCGCAAAAGGGAGGTAGagaagtgaagagagaggtgcgcgcAATTATGAGATGGTGAGCGGTGTGCAGGCATGAGCACGTAGGAGTATCGTACAAGGTTCAAATGAGAACAAAGAGGTGGAAGCAAACGAGAGTGAAGGCAGAACATGGAAACGTGCAGTGAAGAGTACCACGCGAGACGTCCACGTGTGTCTTCTTATCTGCGAAAggaaggtggaggtggggTGTCTGTGAAGAGGGCCGACCCGCTTTTCTCACAGCAACACAACCACCCAGCAGTTAGCGCCATGGCCTCCAGGCACGGCTGTATTTCCGCTCTTTTTTTATGTCTCTGATGCAAAAGGAACAGGGAGAACGCTGGCCCCTCGCGCACAGTCGACTATTTCCTCTACCAGCAGTCACTGCCGTGCAATCAGAAACAGAATCCAGAAGAGAAGACACTGGACGACCGCACGGTATAGCCAATTCAGCTGCTTGTCCTTCTGCAACACCTCCTCACGTCGCGGCCAGAGGGAGCGGAGTCCAGAGGTGTGCCTCGCAATTCAAGATTCCTGTCAGAGGTGTATGAGGCCGCCCTGCTGTCTTTCTGTGTCAGTCACCGTATCTTGGAAGCACAGAGACAAGAGCCATCGCGCGTATGTCGATTTTGTTCCTCGTTCCTTATTTTGCCTTCTCAAGGATCGAGaacaacaaaggaaaaaaaaaaacgaaagtGCCTTTGTTTTCCACCCGAGGGGAAAGAATGCTTCGGGCCTTCGCTGTGGCCGACATCACAACAGAACAAGCGCACGTGCATGCTGGAAACGACCCCACTGGTATTCTCACCTACCACAGCACACCACGCCAAACTATTTTCCTCACAAACATCATActaccacacacacaaagatgTGCCTTCTCTTGACAgccattttttttcctcagTGTGTCCATTTTGCCATGCCACACGAGCTGAACTCCACTTTACCCCCGCTCGTCCTGTCACAGGCCTCAACGCGTGTTGCGAAGCAGCTgtagacacacacaagtaCAGCAATCCGGTAGTTCCGTCGTCGGAGCAGGGCTCCGGCCCCGAACTCTGCTCACACCATGCGATGCAGGTCGCCCCTCACATCCGCGCCTATGGTACTGGTCGTTACCCAGTGCATTCCACGACGTGGGGCTCAGGCCTCCCATACCAGTAGTCGGTGAGGGTTGGGAAGGATGCGTGCGAGACACGTTGAAACTGTGCCCATCGCACGGCCGATACAGACCTgctcactgccgcaggccgctccgatgCAGCGCCATTCCACGATCTGGACGCCGGCATCAGTAGCGATGCATCGTTCTgaaccccctcccccccccttgcgTCGAAGGGGCTGGAGCCTGTTATCACCAAAAGTAGTCCGGCATCGGCAAGATTAGGAAGGCTGCCTAGCTTCCCCGCAGAGAGGTGGGGTCACCAGACCCTGAAATGCTGCTCTGAGGCGTTTCATGACGAGGGCCCTCCAAAGcggaaaaaaacgaaaaacgaAGTCCGTAAGGGCCATCTGACGAAgacagaaaagaggaaagaaaaaaatgcaTGAACTCTATCAACGCAAGAGGTGTGAGGTCCTCAACCGCACACGCCAGCATGAGCACATCCCCCTTCACAGTCGCCGCCCGCCTCGGTCACTCAAGCTATGCCTCCTACTCCGAATCAAACAGGCATAACAATAGGAtgaccaaaaaaaaaaagtgtcCTCAATAAGCGCAACAAGAGCAACGCATCCAGTCAACGGCAGATGCAAACAAGTACACAGCGACTATCGCCACCTAGTGCTACGGATCAGAAGCTACGAGAAGGATagaaagaagggagaaagcactgaaaagagagaacgtGAGCGCAAGCGAAATAACTATCGTGTTgagacagaggagaggaaaggggtgaGAGAGGTGGGTCTGTGTcacgaggaggaagtggaaAGCGAATAGGGCATGGGAGAACGCACGCACGAGCGTCACAAGCCTCCTACCtcagcacacacaagcgcacagGTCAACAACAGGAACATCAGAAGCGGAGGGGAAGGAcgaaaataaataaataaataaaagagagagaaaacataACGATAAAAGCAAACTACAAGTAGCGCTAAAGGCGGAGAGAGTCCGATACAACCgcaaaacaagaaaaaaaagcgccgAAGCGTCGAACGAGAAACAACCGCGTCAacaaaaacaacaacagcaacaacagcgatAATGAGAAacacaaaggagagacaACAAAGCGCAGGACACAAATGGGAGAGTGGTATCAAATACCCCCATAGAaagtgtgtctgtgtgtctgtgcgcctGAAGTTCTCGTAGGAGTCGTAAAACAGAGCGGAGAGGCATAATGAAGTACAGAAGAAACGTACAAGGTCACCTGGCGTGGGCATCGACGCCGAAATGAGCAAGTAAATGTGAGAAAAGAAGAGTAGGGAGACATGTACGAGAAGGTAGCGATATCCATGTGGTTGCCCGCTTGCCGAATCCCTAGCCAAAGAGGGCGAATAAGGATTACTCATACGCCCCTCTCGCAGCGCATCCTCAGCAATGCGTACACGCTTGTCCAAGGTAAGTACACTCACACAGATACATGCATGTTCACACAGAAACCTCTAGAAGGGCCGCCCAGATCCGAACTGAGGCGGCGCGCCAAAGCTCATCGGCGGCTGGGGCCTACTCATTGGCATCCCGTTCATCACCATGCCGTCACCCTGCTCGATCAtgagtggcgcggcgctggGACCCTGCATTGGGCCGGCACGACGAGCCGCATCTTTCGCCGCAACCTGCGCGTCCACCATCGACTTCTCCATCCTATCGATCTTGCTCGAGTATTCTTGAAGCACCTGAATCATGTACGGCATTGCTACCTCAGTTCGATGATTCAGCCACGCCTTCAACAACACCGCCGAGGGCTTCAGCAGGTCGTAGCACCTGTAGAGACACGCCACAAAGCAATCGGGATAGTCCTTCACGAAGTAGTCGAGCAGGCTGGTCACCAGCTCGCCGTCAGCACTCTCGGCCGCCGTGTCGATGGCCTCGTCGAAGAGCTTGTTCTCCTTTGCGGCTGCAATGGCGTGCGCGTAGCGCTTGTTCttgcgatgcagcagcatgGCAATCTTACGAAACTCAAAGAGTTCCATCTTTTCTAGCCGTGACGACAGCTCCTCCGAGTCGAAGTTGTTATACGTCTCAACGGAGTGGCGCAGCGTCTTGAAgtcttcctcctcgatgTAGAGGTCGTTGAGAGCCTCATTCACCTTCTTGATGTTGCGCTCCTGCGCGGTCTCGAGAAAGGCTCGAATCACGTAGATCGGTGTCACCCTCATCGTCTCCTCCATCACTCGCTCCGGGTCCACGCGCTTGAAGATGGAGGACAGGAAGTCGTTCAGGTGCTCAGGGTGTGTCCTGAGGTAGAAGCCAATCGCCGTGTACACGACATCGCTGGCGCCGAGGTGGCTAATAACTTCCTTGAAGATCTCGTTGTCGAAGGTGTCCGCGTGGCGATGCATCATCAAGTTGGCCGCGGCCAGCCAGTCCTCGTTGTTGATGTGCAGAAGACGCAGCACGATCCAGTGATGGTACTGCTCGCAGACAGTGATCATCTTGTGGGTATTGATCTTCTTTGAGTACATGTTCACGTGCTCTATGAGCTTCTCGGGCCTATACTTGGCCAGCAAAACGCCCATTTCGGTGAAGATAGACATGTGCGCGCCCTGATGACTAGAGGCAATCTTGAGCACCGAGAAAAGTTCCTCCCACATGCCGCGGCTTTCGTAGCGGTTGTACATGCCGCTGACCTCCTCTGCCTTGAGCACCACCGGGACGGCGCAGATGCTAGCCAGCTTCATGTCTCCAGCCTCAATGCACGCCAGATTGACCTCCTTATATGTGTGGATCGACTTGGCCTTCTTGGCCGCCTCGACGGCATTCGGCAGGTTGCTCAGCATCACTTCCGTGGACGCCAGGCGGGCGTAGTTGTTCGCCACGGTATACAGCACGCGCGCGGACTCGTACAGCTTCTCGTCGAAGCACTTGTCAGCAATGGCGCCAATCTTGACGTTGTGCGCCTGCTTGAGGAACTCCTCCAACTCCCCGAGGCGGCCTGTCTTGGCATACGTAATGACAAGCGCCGTGTCGATCTTGCTGTCCTTTGCGCGTGAGTACTGGCGTGCCATCGAGAGGTATTTGATGAGATCACTGTATTGATTCGTGCGCTCCGCAGCAGAGGTCACTTCGACAACGAGGTCGGGATTCTTGGCCTTGATGAGGCACTCGATACCCTCGTGCACCTCATCCTGCTTCACCAGGTACTCGCCCAACACCGACCACACAGCGGCAGTGTCCGTCTTCTGTGCAAAGGCTCGGCCGCGCGAAACATCGTTCATATCCTGCAAAAGCACCTTGATGGCCTCCTTCTGCATGTTGTGACGCGTGTATACGACAAACGCCACCTCATGCATGCCGGCGCCGGAAGCGAGGTGTGCAatgtcggcgccgtcgtAGTCCTCCAGCGTCGTCACGTACTCCATCACCTTATCTTTGCGGGAACGCACCGCAGACATGATAAGAAGGTTCTCGAGGAAGCGGTTCTTGCGGAAGCGGCCGTGCACCACAATCTGGCTTAGCAGCGCGGTCAGCTCCTCCGTCAGGTTGGCGTTCATGAAGGCGCGCACCGTCGTGctcacctcctcgctcacCACACTCTCTGGCAGGGCAGTCTGCTGCACCGATTCTACaagctgctgccggtgaGCCGTGTCCTCTGCCAGCACGCTCGTCCACAGGTCAAGATCCTGCTCCTTCACTAGGTAGCGGGCCAGTTGCTTGTACATGCCGTTG belongs to Leishmania braziliensis MHOM/BR/75/M2904 complete genome, chromosome 36 and includes:
- a CDS encoding universal minicircle sequence binding protein, which codes for MSALTCYKCGEAGHMSRSCPRVAATRSCYNCGETGHMSRDCPSERKPKSCFNCGSTEHLSRECTNEAKAGADTRSCYNCGGTGHMSRDCPNERKPKSCYNCGSTEHLSRECPDRH